In a single window of the Planctomycetota bacterium genome:
- a CDS encoding nuclear transport factor 2 family protein codes for MARFALVFLLLPAACAPEPPPSPDLAVNKQMIWDVIKSYHEAADRCDPDAQLALMIPDVSLVRRHDEIVRGSEAVGRVLRERAKGAEGQEWNTVVGKEDIRVEGDLAYATYLASVGQQRGVITALFRRVKGKWLIAHFHDTWSGTSGK; via the coding sequence ATGGCCCGCTTCGCGCTGGTTTTTCTCCTCCTTCCGGCCGCGTGCGCGCCGGAACCGCCCCCCTCGCCCGACCTGGCGGTCAACAAGCAGATGATCTGGGACGTGATCAAGTCCTACCACGAGGCCGCCGACCGGTGCGATCCGGACGCTCAGCTTGCCTTGATGATTCCCGACGTGTCGCTCGTCCGCCGCCACGACGAGATCGTCCGGGGGTCGGAGGCCGTCGGCCGGGTTCTTCGGGAACGCGCCAAGGGGGCCGAGGGGCAGGAGTGGAACACGGTCGTCGGCAAAGAGGACATCCGCGTCGAAGGGGATCTGGCCTACGCCACGTACCTGGCCAGTGTGGGGCAGCAGCGGGGCGTCATCACCGCCCTCTTCCGCCGGGTCAAAGGGAAGTGGCTGATCGCGCACTTCCACGACACCTGGTCGGGGACCTCGGGCAAGTGA
- a CDS encoding rhodanese-like domain-containing protein gives MALPERIPPSAARQKLESAVPPILVCAYEDETRCARMKIPGSLTLREFEERLPLMPWSQEIIFYCDSPGQSAALRWAEQYQAKGYPLVGILDGGVQAWERWEDPQARGMTG, from the coding sequence ATGGCCCTCCCCGAACGGATCCCGCCCTCCGCCGCGCGGCAGAAGCTTGAATCCGCCGTCCCGCCGATCCTCGTCTGCGCCTACGAGGACGAAACGCGCTGCGCCCGCATGAAGATCCCCGGCTCGCTCACGCTGCGGGAGTTCGAGGAGCGCCTTCCCCTGATGCCCTGGTCCCAGGAAATCATCTTCTACTGCGACTCGCCCGGACAGTCGGCGGCCCTCCGCTGGGCCGAACAGTATCAGGCCAAGGGATATCCACTCGTCGGAATCCTGGACGGAGGCGTCCAGGCCTGGGAACGCTGGGAAGACCCGCAGGCCCGCGGCATGACCGGATGA
- a CDS encoding trypsin-like peptidase domain-containing protein: MRVSRAIRGSAALVLGALAAVLALGARAGPMEPQESAPEVVERAAPAVVGVLSSRTLVPPEVPGPWGLFGRPPRGLLRGVGSGVVVRSEGVILTNHHGVEGAEEIRVVLPDRREFPARLLGADAKTDLAALRIEARNLPVLPFGDSGRLRVGESVLAIGNALGIGQTVSRGIVSAKGRANLGLAEYEDFLQTDAAINPGNSGGALVNLRGELVGINTAIATRTGGFQGIGFAIPSAMARPVMEILLEKGRVDRGQLGVVVQDMTPLLAEAMGGAPDRGAVLTDVVPQGPAEEAGLRRGDVLVGLDGEAVSSAAELRNRVALRGADAEVALDVWREGKRFEVRVRLKPAEETPLEEPLPPLPRDEGAREERRDSGLPGISVAPAPKDLLEEYGVADEREAALVVISVDPRRASAFTGLRRGDLILAVGRAAVSTPEEMRRAVRASKGPVLLTVRRPGGTFFVAVPRPE; the protein is encoded by the coding sequence ATGCGTGTCTCGCGTGCCATCCGGGGAAGTGCCGCGCTCGTTCTGGGGGCCCTGGCGGCGGTTCTCGCGCTGGGCGCGCGGGCGGGGCCGATGGAGCCGCAGGAATCGGCACCCGAGGTCGTCGAGCGTGCCGCGCCCGCGGTCGTGGGGGTTCTTTCCAGCCGGACCCTCGTGCCGCCGGAGGTGCCGGGTCCGTGGGGATTGTTCGGGCGTCCGCCGCGGGGATTGCTTCGCGGCGTGGGTTCGGGCGTCGTGGTCCGCTCCGAGGGGGTGATCCTGACGAACCATCATGGGGTCGAAGGGGCGGAAGAGATCCGGGTCGTTCTGCCGGACCGGCGCGAGTTTCCCGCGCGGCTCCTCGGGGCCGACGCCAAGACGGACCTGGCGGCGCTGCGGATCGAGGCGCGGAACCTGCCTGTGCTGCCGTTCGGCGATTCCGGCCGCCTGCGCGTGGGCGAATCGGTGCTGGCGATCGGGAACGCGCTGGGGATCGGCCAGACCGTCAGCCGGGGCATCGTCAGCGCGAAGGGACGCGCGAATCTGGGGCTCGCGGAGTACGAGGATTTTCTCCAGACGGACGCGGCGATCAATCCGGGGAATTCGGGCGGGGCGCTCGTGAACCTGCGCGGAGAGCTGGTGGGGATCAACACGGCGATCGCCACGCGAACCGGAGGATTCCAGGGGATCGGGTTCGCGATTCCGAGCGCGATGGCGCGTCCGGTCATGGAGATCCTTCTGGAGAAGGGGCGCGTGGATCGCGGCCAGCTCGGCGTCGTGGTGCAGGACATGACTCCGCTTCTGGCGGAAGCGATGGGCGGGGCGCCGGACCGAGGCGCGGTTCTGACGGACGTGGTGCCGCAGGGGCCCGCGGAGGAGGCGGGGCTGCGCCGGGGGGACGTGCTGGTGGGGCTGGACGGAGAGGCGGTGTCGTCGGCCGCGGAACTGCGCAACCGGGTGGCGCTGCGGGGCGCGGACGCGGAGGTGGCGCTGGACGTCTGGCGGGAAGGCAAGCGCTTCGAGGTTCGGGTGCGGCTGAAGCCCGCGGAGGAGACACCGCTGGAGGAGCCCTTGCCCCCGCTTCCGCGGGACGAGGGAGCCCGGGAAGAGCGACGGGACTCCGGGCTTCCGGGGATTTCCGTGGCTCCGGCACCGAAGGATTTATTGGAGGAATACGGGGTGGCGGACGAGCGGGAGGCCGCGCTCGTCGTCATATCCGTCGATCCGCGCCGGGCGTCGGCCTTCACGGGGCTGCGGCGCGGCGACCTGATCCTGGCCGTGGGCCGGGCGGCGGTGAGCACGCCGGAGGAAATGCGCCGTGCGGTGCGCGCGAGCAAGGGCCCGGTGCTTCTGACGGTGCGCCGCCCGGGCGGAACGTTCTTCGTCGCGGTTCCCAGGCCGGAATGA